A part of Plasmodium coatneyi strain Hackeri chromosome 8, complete sequence genomic DNA contains:
- a CDS encoding N-acetyltransferase, with translation MLSIRKSNVYDLLSMQQCNSVNLPENYNMKYYFYHALSWPSLSQVAEDGKGKVCGYTLGKLEEENDKKGHLTSVAVLKTYRKQKLAYYLITQTHQFVNDIYHVHNICLHVRVSNYAALNLYNNLLNYKVKEVEPLYYGNKEDAYLMEHQFVK, from the coding sequence ATGCTGTCAATAAGGAAGAGCAACGTCTACGACCTGTTGTCAATGCAACAGTGCAATAGCGTAAACCTGCCCGAAAATTACAACatgaaatattatttttaccatGCGTTATCGTGGCCGTCGCTGAGCCAAGTGGCAGAGgatggaaagggaaaagtttGCGGATACACCTTAGGaaaattggaagaagaaaatgataaGAAAGGTCATTTAACTTCAGTTGCCGTTTTGAAAACGTACAGGAAGCAGAAACTTGCTTATTATTTAATCACCCAGACACACCAATTTGTGAATGATATATACCACGTCCATAACATTTGCTTGCATGTTCGAGTGAGCAACTATGCCGCGTTGAATTTGTACAATAACTTGTTAAATtataaagtgaaggaagtcGAACCATTGTATTATGGAAATAAGGAAGACGCCTATTTGATGGAGCACCAGTTTGTTAAATAG